In Amycolatopsis sp. EV170708-02-1, the following are encoded in one genomic region:
- a CDS encoding TIGR03842 family LLM class F420-dependent oxidoreductase: MDFGIVLQTDPPARDLVRLMKAAEDQGFRYGWTFDSCVLWQEPFVIYSQILAATSSMIVGPMVTSPATRDWSVMASTFATLNDMYGNRTVCGIGRGDSAHRVVGMPPSTLATVRECMHVVKELAEGREVLLRDKPVQIPWIRNGRLEMWMAGYGPKALKTVGEHADGFILQCADPAIARWTIGSVREAARAAGRDPAGITICLAAPAYVGDDLAHQREQLRWFGGMVGNHVADLVARYGDSGPVPHELTDYIRERQGYDYSHHGRAGNPSTDFVPDEIVDRFCLLGPSSAHVDRLEELASLGVDQFSLYLMHDQREETLKRYGSEVINR, from the coding sequence GTGGACTTCGGGATAGTTCTCCAGACCGATCCGCCCGCGCGCGACCTCGTGCGGCTGATGAAGGCCGCCGAGGACCAGGGGTTCCGTTACGGCTGGACCTTCGACTCGTGCGTGCTGTGGCAGGAACCGTTCGTCATCTACTCGCAGATCCTCGCGGCGACGTCGTCGATGATCGTGGGCCCGATGGTGACCAGCCCGGCCACGCGGGACTGGTCGGTGATGGCGTCGACCTTCGCCACACTTAACGACATGTACGGCAACCGGACGGTCTGCGGCATCGGCCGCGGCGATTCGGCGCACCGGGTGGTCGGCATGCCACCGTCCACTTTGGCCACCGTGCGCGAGTGCATGCACGTGGTCAAGGAACTGGCCGAAGGACGCGAAGTCCTGTTGCGGGACAAGCCGGTGCAGATCCCCTGGATCCGCAACGGCAGGCTCGAGATGTGGATGGCGGGATACGGGCCGAAGGCGCTGAAGACCGTCGGCGAACACGCCGACGGCTTCATCCTCCAGTGCGCCGATCCCGCGATCGCCCGGTGGACCATCGGTTCCGTCCGCGAGGCCGCTCGCGCGGCGGGCCGGGATCCGGCCGGGATCACGATCTGCCTCGCGGCCCCGGCCTACGTCGGCGACGACCTGGCGCATCAGCGGGAGCAGCTGCGTTGGTTCGGCGGGATGGTCGGCAACCATGTCGCGGATCTCGTGGCACGGTACGGCGATTCCGGGCCGGTGCCGCACGAGCTGACCGACTACATCCGGGAGCGGCAGGGTTACGACTACTCGCACCACGGGCGGGCGGGGAATCCGTCGACCGACTTCGTCCCGGACGAGATCGTGGACCGGTTCTGCCTGCTCGGGCCGTCGTCGGCGCACGTCGACCGGCTGGAGGAGCTGGCTTCGCTCGGTGTCGACCAGTTCTCGCTGTACCTGATGCACGACCAGCGCGAGGAAACCCTGAAGCGGTACGGCTCCGAAGTCATCAACCGCTGA